The Streptomyces sp. NBC_01775 genome includes a region encoding these proteins:
- a CDS encoding ABC transporter permease: protein MTAPLHEETSAQSAVAEPAPTGAEKAIEGRSLGRIAWERLKRDKVALIGGAIVLLLVLVAIFAPLITGLTGQSPNERHENLIDPLFSTPKSSLGGISGDHLLGVEPVSGRDILARIVYGARVSILVGFLSAFVAVVIGTLFGTLAGYFGGWLDAVISRVMDMLLAFPQLLFIISLISVMPNDMLGLAGTGVRLLVMILVIGFFGWPYIGRIVRGQVLSLREREYIEAARSLGAGRRYILTKELMPNLVAPITVYTTLMIPTNILTEAALSFLGVGVKPPTASWGSMLSDAVQFYESDPMYMIIPGVAIFLTVLAFNLFGDGVRDALDPKGTR, encoded by the coding sequence ATGACGGCACCACTGCACGAGGAGACGTCCGCGCAATCCGCGGTCGCGGAGCCGGCCCCCACCGGTGCCGAGAAGGCGATCGAGGGCCGTTCCCTCGGCCGCATCGCCTGGGAGCGGCTCAAGCGTGACAAGGTGGCGCTCATCGGCGGCGCGATCGTCCTGCTGCTGGTCCTGGTCGCGATCTTCGCGCCCCTCATCACCGGGCTCACGGGCCAGAGCCCCAACGAGCGGCACGAGAACTTGATCGACCCGCTGTTCAGCACCCCCAAGAGCAGCCTGGGCGGCATCAGCGGGGATCACCTGCTCGGCGTCGAGCCCGTCAGTGGCCGCGACATCCTCGCCCGGATCGTCTACGGCGCGAGGGTCTCCATCCTCGTCGGCTTCCTCTCCGCGTTCGTCGCCGTCGTCATCGGCACCCTCTTCGGCACCCTGGCCGGCTACTTCGGCGGCTGGCTCGACGCGGTCATCAGCCGCGTGATGGACATGCTGCTCGCCTTCCCGCAGCTCCTCTTCATCATCTCGCTGATCTCGGTCATGCCGAACGACATGCTCGGTCTCGCCGGCACGGGCGTACGGCTGCTGGTGATGATCCTGGTGATCGGCTTCTTCGGCTGGCCGTACATCGGCCGGATCGTGCGCGGCCAGGTGCTCTCGCTCAGAGAGCGGGAGTACATCGAGGCCGCGCGAAGCCTGGGCGCCGGGCGGCGCTACATCCTCACCAAGGAACTGATGCCGAACCTGGTCGCGCCGATCACCGTCTACACGACGTTGATGATCCCGACCAACATCCTCACCGAGGCCGCGCTCAGCTTCCTCGGGGTGGGCGTCAAGCCGCCCACCGCCTCCTGGGGTTCGATGCTGTCCGACGCCGTGCAGTTCTATGAGTCCGACCCGATGTACATGATCATCCCCGGTGTCGCGATCTTCCTCACGGTGCTCGCCTTCAACCTCTTCGGCGACGGAGTGCGCGACGCGCTCGATCCCAAGGGGACCCGTTGA
- a CDS encoding enhanced serine sensitivity protein SseB C-terminal domain-containing protein: protein MSAGGSVEQLLRQVSPGVYDTFETYEALLQALAGSQLWMLLWNGQAGSPDAQYGNMEVGGYGYAPCVTSAQELAASGWNRAHEVVSGRDIATALFPDRWGIWLNPHAPGGGLGIPWPDLRRIAVGLDQLPAGPLRISEPALDIPQFYAQLSQNAHHTPAVRSLRRAWVQPSLGVPYLAIGLELYDNGPVSVEAARRMMAQSVLAVPAGLPVSTVAMSDDYDPVAMWLRRQSRPFFDRDAHAGAAQGAAPGFGYGYPRTF from the coding sequence GTGAGCGCGGGTGGAAGCGTCGAGCAGCTCCTGCGGCAGGTGTCGCCGGGGGTTTATGACACCTTCGAGACCTACGAGGCCCTGCTCCAGGCGCTCGCCGGAAGCCAGCTGTGGATGCTGCTGTGGAACGGGCAGGCCGGGTCCCCCGACGCGCAGTACGGAAACATGGAGGTGGGCGGCTACGGCTACGCCCCCTGCGTCACCTCTGCCCAGGAGCTGGCGGCCTCCGGCTGGAACCGCGCGCACGAGGTCGTCAGCGGCCGGGACATCGCCACGGCCCTCTTTCCCGACCGCTGGGGAATCTGGCTGAATCCGCACGCTCCCGGCGGCGGCCTGGGCATCCCCTGGCCGGATCTGCGGCGCATCGCCGTGGGCCTCGACCAGCTGCCCGCCGGCCCGCTGCGCATCAGTGAACCCGCCCTCGACATCCCGCAGTTCTACGCCCAGCTCAGCCAGAACGCGCACCACACCCCGGCTGTCCGGTCGCTGCGCCGGGCCTGGGTGCAGCCCTCGCTGGGCGTGCCGTATCTGGCCATCGGCCTGGAGCTGTACGACAACGGCCCGGTCTCCGTCGAGGCCGCGCGACGCATGATGGCGCAATCTGTACTGGCCGTCCCCGCGGGGCTGCCGGTCTCCACGGTCGCCATGTCGGACGACTACGACCCGGTGGCCATGTGGCTGCGCCGCCAGTCGCGGCCCTTCTTCGACCGTGACGCCCACGCCGGAGCGGCCCAGGGCGCCGCTCCGGGCTTCGGATACGGGTACCCCCGCACCTTCTGA
- a CDS encoding enhanced serine sensitivity protein SseB, with protein MTVPPQPPQPQHFGPGHGGGWPGNELEEALAASVQVPGAGARLLEVLGRSSVWVPLPEGGGRESRDLDLPTIELDGAAYVPVFSSEEQFLSVAGGHMSFTIAPAREFARGLPPQVGIAVNPEGTVGVPLPPEAVAELCKNTAAEQAVAGVARGARVRLYEPDWQDDPVTFLSAASSEFGALPFVRTARRALASAEGDPPALFVGLELDMLEPESRQAAHEALGRALHAAEVRWPVQMVLLDAARDPVVEWMRQCVRPFYARPGHD; from the coding sequence ATGACAGTTCCGCCGCAGCCACCGCAGCCGCAGCACTTCGGCCCCGGACACGGAGGCGGCTGGCCCGGTAACGAGTTGGAGGAGGCGCTGGCCGCCTCCGTTCAGGTCCCCGGAGCCGGTGCCCGGCTGCTGGAGGTCCTGGGGCGCAGCAGTGTATGGGTGCCGCTGCCCGAGGGCGGCGGCCGGGAGAGCCGCGACCTGGACCTTCCCACCATCGAGTTGGACGGCGCCGCCTACGTCCCCGTCTTCAGCTCCGAGGAGCAGTTCCTCAGCGTCGCGGGCGGCCACATGTCGTTCACCATCGCCCCCGCCAGGGAATTCGCGCGGGGCCTGCCGCCGCAGGTGGGCATCGCCGTCAATCCGGAGGGCACGGTGGGGGTGCCGCTGCCGCCGGAGGCCGTCGCCGAGCTGTGCAAGAACACCGCGGCCGAGCAGGCCGTCGCCGGAGTGGCCCGCGGCGCACGGGTGCGGCTGTACGAACCGGACTGGCAGGACGACCCGGTGACCTTCTTGTCCGCCGCCTCCTCCGAGTTCGGCGCACTCCCCTTCGTACGGACGGCGCGGCGCGCCCTCGCCAGCGCGGAGGGCGATCCGCCCGCGCTCTTCGTCGGGCTCGAACTCGACATGCTGGAGCCGGAGTCGCGGCAGGCGGCCCACGAGGCGCTCGGCAGGGCCCTGCACGCCGCCGAGGTGCGCTGGCCCGTCCAGATGGTGTTGCTGGATGCGGCCCGCGATCCCGTGGTGGAGTGGATGCGGCAGTGCGTGCGGCCCTTCTACGCGCGACCGGGGCACGACTGA
- a CDS encoding AAA family ATPase has product MGSLRGADTTARGPDAATATRADVPHDLRGTVARHTLRYPAGDVVVVSGLPGGGKSTLIRAAVPARADVIRVDSQDTRERWERRLPGWLPYGVYRPLVRIAHYAGLRRALASGAAVVVHDCGTQSWVRRWLARDAVRRGRALHLLLLDVTARDALSGQAERGRGVSGYAFRRHLRAVRRLRAAAQTGRLPGGCVSSVLLDRGSAQALREVIFTPASSADVPSPVPGARAPAVPPPGSGEGAVDGDTSGKTPDATGVSGPVQG; this is encoded by the coding sequence GTGGGCAGCCTGCGCGGTGCCGATACGACAGCGAGGGGACCAGACGCGGCCACGGCCACCCGTGCCGACGTTCCCCACGACCTGCGGGGGACCGTCGCCAGACACACGCTGCGCTACCCGGCGGGGGACGTGGTGGTGGTCTCGGGACTGCCCGGCGGCGGCAAGTCCACGCTGATCCGCGCGGCCGTGCCCGCGCGCGCCGACGTCATCCGCGTCGACTCCCAGGACACCCGGGAGCGCTGGGAGCGCCGGCTGCCCGGCTGGCTGCCGTACGGCGTCTACCGCCCGCTGGTGCGGATCGCGCACTACGCGGGGCTGCGCCGGGCGCTGGCCTCGGGGGCTGCCGTGGTGGTCCACGACTGCGGTACGCAGAGCTGGGTACGCCGCTGGCTGGCCAGGGACGCGGTGCGCCGGGGGCGCGCGCTCCACCTGCTGCTGCTCGACGTGACGGCCCGGGACGCGCTGTCCGGGCAGGCCGAGCGGGGCCGTGGGGTCTCGGGGTACGCCTTCCGGCGCCATCTGCGGGCGGTGCGCAGACTGCGGGCCGCGGCGCAGACGGGACGGCTGCCGGGCGGATGTGTCTCCTCGGTGCTGCTGGACCGGGGCTCGGCCCAGGCGCTGCGCGAGGTGATCTTCACCCCCGCGTCGTCCGCCGATGTGCCCTCGCCCGTTCCGGGGGCCCGCGCGCCCGCGGTGCCGCCGCCCGGGAGCGGCGAAGGGGCCGTGGACGGGGACACCAGCGGCAAGACCCCGGACGCGACCGGGGTCAGCGGCCCTGTGCAGGGCTGA
- the gcvT gene encoding glycine cleavage system aminomethyltransferase GcvT yields the protein MTEPEPSAAPAPTAHDPAVRKTALDATHRALGATMTDFAGWDMPLRYGSEREEHLAVRSRAGLFDLSHMGEITLTGPQAGELLDYALVGNLSKLAVGRARYTMICDENGGILDDLIVYRLADQEYMVVANAANAQVVLDALHERLDAPETGLRSGAEVRDDRDGYALLAVQGPEAAGILRKLTGFDVDGLRYYAGERDIVAGRAALIARTGYTGEDGFELFVAPQDAEAVWSALTEAGADAGLVPCGLSCRDTLRLEAGMPLYGHELSTALTPFDAGLGRTVKFEKTTNEGRFVGREALAAAAERAESAPPRKLVGLVATGRRVPRAGYPVVAGEGTVIGEVTSGAPSPTLGKPIAMAYVDAAHAAPGTEGVAVDIRGSHEPYEVVALPFYKRG from the coding sequence ATGACTGAGCCTGAGCCCTCGGCCGCCCCTGCGCCGACCGCGCACGATCCGGCCGTACGCAAGACCGCCCTGGACGCCACGCACCGTGCGCTGGGGGCGACCATGACCGACTTCGCGGGCTGGGACATGCCGCTGCGCTACGGCAGCGAGCGCGAGGAGCACTTGGCGGTCCGCTCCAGGGCGGGGCTCTTCGACCTCTCGCACATGGGCGAGATCACCCTCACCGGCCCCCAGGCGGGCGAGCTGCTGGACTACGCGCTGGTGGGCAATCTCTCCAAGCTGGCCGTCGGCCGGGCCCGCTACACCATGATCTGCGACGAGAACGGCGGCATCCTCGACGACCTGATCGTCTACCGGCTGGCCGACCAGGAGTACATGGTGGTCGCCAACGCGGCCAACGCGCAGGTGGTACTGGACGCGCTCCACGAGCGGCTGGACGCCCCGGAGACCGGGCTGCGCAGCGGCGCCGAGGTGCGCGACGACCGCGACGGCTACGCGCTGCTGGCCGTCCAGGGCCCCGAGGCCGCGGGCATCCTGCGCAAGCTGACCGGCTTCGACGTGGACGGGCTGCGGTACTACGCGGGCGAGCGCGACATCGTCGCGGGCCGGGCCGCGCTGATCGCCCGTACGGGATACACCGGCGAGGACGGCTTCGAGCTGTTCGTGGCGCCCCAGGACGCGGAGGCCGTCTGGAGCGCGCTGACGGAGGCGGGCGCCGACGCGGGCCTGGTGCCGTGCGGGCTCAGCTGCCGGGACACGCTGCGCCTGGAGGCGGGCATGCCGCTGTACGGGCACGAGCTGTCGACCGCGCTGACGCCCTTCGACGCGGGCCTGGGCAGGACCGTCAAGTTCGAGAAGACCACGAACGAGGGCCGCTTCGTCGGCCGGGAGGCCCTGGCGGCGGCGGCCGAGCGGGCCGAGTCGGCACCGCCGCGCAAGCTGGTCGGGCTGGTCGCCACCGGGCGCCGGGTGCCGCGCGCGGGATACCCCGTGGTCGCGGGCGAGGGCACGGTCATCGGCGAGGTCACCTCCGGCGCCCCCTCTCCCACCCTGGGCAAGCCGATCGCGATGGCGTATGTGGACGCCGCGCACGCGGCGCCCGGCACCGAGGGCGTCGCGGTGGACATCCGCGGCTCTCATGAGCCGTACGAGGTCGTCGCGCTTCCCTTCTACAAGCGCGGCTGA
- the gcvH gene encoding glycine cleavage system protein GcvH, with product MSNPQQLRYSKEHEWLSDAESGVATVGITAHAATALGDVVFVQLPEVGDTVTAGESCGELESTKSVSDLYSPASGEITEINQDVVDDPALVNSAPFEGGWLFKVTLSEEPKDLLSADEYTAFASGS from the coding sequence ATGAGCAACCCCCAGCAGCTCCGCTACAGCAAGGAGCACGAGTGGCTGTCGGACGCCGAGAGCGGTGTCGCGACGGTCGGCATCACCGCGCACGCCGCGACGGCGCTCGGCGATGTCGTCTTCGTCCAGCTCCCCGAGGTGGGGGACACCGTCACCGCGGGTGAGAGCTGTGGCGAGCTGGAGTCGACCAAGTCCGTCAGCGACCTCTACTCCCCCGCCTCCGGCGAGATCACCGAGATCAACCAGGACGTCGTGGACGACCCGGCGCTCGTCAACTCCGCCCCGTTCGAGGGCGGCTGGCTGTTCAAGGTGACGCTGTCCGAGGAGCCGAAGGATCTGCTCTCGGCCGACGAGTACACCGCGTTCGCCTCCGGCAGCTGA
- the glyA gene encoding serine hydroxymethyltransferase, whose protein sequence is MSLLNSSLHEVDAEVAAAVDAELHRQQSTLEMIASENFAPIAAMEAQGSVLTNKYAEGYPGRRYYGGCEYVDVVEDLARDRVKALFGAEAANVQPHSGAQANAAAMFALLKPGDTIMGLDLAHGGHLTHGMKINFSGKLYNVVAYKVDDETSQVDMAEVEKLAREHRPQMIIAGWSAYPRQLDFAAFRRIADEVGALLMVDMAHFAGLVAAGLHPSPVPHADVVTTTTHKTLGGPRGGVILSKKEYAKKINSAVFPGQQGGPLEHVIAAKAVSFKIAAGDDFKDRQRRTLSGARILAERLLRQDSVDAGVSVLSGGTDVHLVLVDLRNSELDGQQAEDRLHDIGITVNRNAVPNDPRPPMVTSGLRVGTPALATRGFQDEDFTEVADIIAEALLPDFDEAKSKALATRVSALAEKHPLYPTLGK, encoded by the coding sequence ATGTCGCTTCTCAACAGCTCTCTCCACGAGGTCGACGCCGAGGTCGCCGCCGCCGTCGACGCCGAGCTCCACCGCCAGCAGTCCACCCTCGAAATGATCGCGTCGGAGAACTTCGCCCCCATCGCCGCCATGGAGGCGCAGGGCTCGGTCCTCACCAACAAGTACGCCGAGGGCTACCCCGGCCGCCGCTACTACGGCGGCTGTGAGTACGTCGACGTGGTCGAGGACCTGGCCAGGGACCGGGTGAAGGCGCTGTTCGGCGCCGAGGCCGCCAACGTGCAGCCGCACTCGGGCGCCCAGGCCAACGCCGCCGCGATGTTCGCCCTGCTCAAGCCCGGCGACACGATCATGGGCCTGGACCTGGCGCACGGCGGTCACCTCACCCACGGCATGAAGATCAACTTCTCCGGCAAGCTCTACAACGTCGTGGCCTACAAGGTCGACGACGAGACCAGCCAGGTCGACATGGCCGAGGTCGAGAAGCTCGCCAGGGAGCACCGTCCTCAGATGATCATCGCGGGCTGGTCCGCCTACCCGCGCCAGCTCGACTTCGCCGCCTTCCGCCGCATCGCCGACGAGGTCGGCGCCCTGCTGATGGTCGACATGGCGCACTTCGCCGGTCTGGTGGCCGCGGGCCTCCACCCCTCCCCCGTGCCCCACGCGGACGTCGTCACGACCACGACACACAAGACACTGGGCGGCCCGCGCGGCGGCGTGATCCTCTCGAAGAAGGAGTACGCGAAGAAGATCAACTCCGCCGTCTTCCCCGGCCAGCAGGGCGGCCCGCTGGAGCACGTCATCGCGGCGAAGGCCGTCTCCTTCAAGATCGCCGCCGGCGACGACTTCAAGGACCGCCAGCGCCGCACGCTCTCCGGCGCCCGCATCCTGGCCGAGCGCCTGCTGCGCCAGGACTCCGTCGACGCCGGCGTCTCGGTCCTGTCGGGCGGCACCGACGTCCACCTGGTCCTGGTCGACCTGCGCAACAGCGAGCTGGACGGCCAGCAGGCCGAGGACCGGCTGCACGACATCGGCATCACGGTCAACCGCAACGCCGTGCCGAACGACCCCCGTCCCCCGATGGTGACCTCGGGCCTGCGCGTGGGCACGCCCGCGCTGGCCACCCGGGGCTTCCAGGACGAGGACTTCACCGAGGTCGCCGACATCATCGCCGAGGCGCTGCTGCCGGACTTCGACGAGGCGAAGTCGAAGGCCCTCGCCACCCGCGTCTCCGCTCTCGCGGAGAAGCATCCGCTGTACCCGACCCTGGGCAAGTAG
- a CDS encoding L-serine ammonia-lyase, with amino-acid sequence MAISVFDLFSIGIGPSSSHTVGPMRAALMFARRLKNEGVLAHTASVRAELFGSLGATGHGHGTPKAVLLGLEGESPRTVDVERADERVERIRTEGRLRLLAAEIGDTHTVPFDERTQLVLHRRRSLPYHANGMTLFAYDEAGTPLVEKTYYSVGGGFVVDEDAVGEDRIKLDDTVLRHPFRTGDELLRLTRETGLSVSRLMLENEKAWRTEEEIRAGLLEIWQVMRDCVARGLSQEGILPGGLKVRRRAATSARQMRAEGRAEAQAMEWTTLYAMAVNEENAAGGRVVTAPTNGAAGIIPAVLHYAHHYVPGTDDEAIIRFLLAAGAIGMLFKENASISGAEVGCQGEVGSACSMAAGGLAEILGGSPEQVENAAEIGIEHNLGLTCDPVGGLVQIPCIERNGMAAVKAVTAARMSLRGDGRHHVSLDKAIKTMRETGADMKVKYKETARGGLAVNVIEC; translated from the coding sequence ATGGCCATCTCGGTCTTCGACCTGTTCTCCATCGGCATCGGCCCGTCCAGCTCGCACACCGTCGGCCCCATGCGGGCCGCGCTCATGTTCGCGCGACGCCTCAAGAACGAGGGCGTCCTCGCGCACACCGCCTCCGTGCGCGCCGAGCTGTTCGGCTCGCTCGGCGCGACCGGGCACGGCCACGGCACCCCCAAGGCGGTGCTGCTGGGCCTGGAGGGCGAGTCGCCGCGCACGGTCGACGTCGAACGCGCGGACGAGCGGGTCGAGCGGATCCGCACCGAGGGCCGGCTGCGGCTGCTGGCGGCCGAGATAGGCGATACGCACACCGTCCCCTTCGACGAGCGCACCCAGCTCGTCCTCCACCGCCGCCGCTCCCTGCCGTACCACGCCAACGGCATGACGCTCTTCGCCTACGACGAGGCGGGCACCCCGCTGGTGGAGAAGACGTACTACTCGGTGGGCGGCGGCTTCGTCGTGGACGAGGACGCCGTCGGCGAGGACCGCATCAAGCTGGACGACACCGTGCTGCGCCACCCCTTCCGCACCGGTGACGAGCTGCTGCGCCTGACCCGGGAGACCGGGCTGTCGGTCTCCCGGCTGATGCTGGAGAACGAGAAGGCGTGGCGCACCGAGGAGGAGATCCGCGCGGGCCTGCTGGAGATCTGGCAGGTCATGCGGGACTGCGTCGCACGCGGCCTGAGCCAGGAGGGCATCTTGCCCGGCGGCCTCAAGGTCCGCCGCCGCGCGGCCACCTCGGCCCGCCAGATGCGCGCCGAGGGCCGGGCCGAGGCGCAGGCGATGGAGTGGACGACGCTGTACGCCATGGCCGTGAACGAGGAGAACGCGGCGGGCGGCCGGGTCGTCACGGCCCCCACCAACGGTGCGGCCGGCATCATCCCCGCCGTCCTGCACTACGCCCACCACTACGTGCCCGGCACGGACGACGAGGCGATCATCCGCTTCCTCCTCGCGGCCGGCGCGATCGGCATGCTCTTCAAGGAGAACGCCTCGATCTCCGGCGCCGAGGTCGGCTGCCAGGGCGAGGTCGGCTCCGCCTGCTCCATGGCCGCCGGCGGCCTCGCGGAGATCCTGGGCGGCAGCCCCGAACAGGTCGAGAACGCCGCCGAGATCGGCATCGAACACAACCTCGGCCTCACCTGCGACCCGGTCGGCGGCCTCGTCCAGATCCCCTGCATCGAGCGCAACGGCATGGCGGCCGTCAAGGCCGTCACCGCGGCCCGCATGTCCCTGCGCGGCGACGGCCGCCACCACGTCTCCCTCGACAAGGCCATCAAGACCATGCGCGAGACGGGTGCGGACATGAAGGTCAAGTACAAGGAGACGGCGCGGGGCGGGCTCGCGGTGAACGTCATCGAGTGCTGA
- a CDS encoding aminoglycoside phosphotransferase family protein — protein sequence MGNFEIDTSLVRSLVREQHPDLAGLDLRAVDGGWDNQLWRLGEELAVRMPRTERAPSLLRKEHRWLPALAPRLPLPVPTPTRIGEPSARFPRPWTIAAWVPGEPADRAPISHDRAADTLAGFLKALHTQAPAEAPTSPDRGVPLGTLADAVEKTLAEAAAEGVADDLRNVRDIWDEALAAPDWQGPPVWLHGDLHPANVVVSNGTLSGVIDFGDLCAGDPAVDLAAAWVLLPAGAASRFFDAYANAEGDGDGDGDGDGDGDGDGDGAMIRRARGLAALKCLFLIRMGQAGERGLPGGKPTWGPAGRAALDRVLAST from the coding sequence ATGGGCAACTTCGAGATCGACACCAGCTTGGTGCGCTCCCTGGTGAGAGAGCAGCATCCGGACCTCGCGGGGTTGGACCTGCGTGCGGTGGACGGCGGCTGGGACAACCAACTGTGGCGTCTTGGCGAGGAGTTGGCCGTGCGCATGCCGCGCACGGAGCGCGCGCCGTCCCTCCTGCGCAAAGAGCACCGGTGGCTGCCCGCCCTGGCGCCGCGCCTTCCGCTGCCGGTCCCGACCCCCACGCGGATCGGTGAACCGTCCGCGCGCTTCCCGCGGCCATGGACCATCGCGGCCTGGGTTCCTGGCGAACCGGCGGACCGCGCCCCGATCAGCCACGACCGCGCGGCTGACACCTTGGCGGGCTTCCTCAAAGCGCTTCATACGCAGGCGCCCGCCGAGGCACCGACCAGTCCGGATCGCGGGGTTCCCCTTGGCACGCTCGCGGACGCCGTCGAAAAGACACTCGCGGAAGCCGCCGCTGAAGGCGTTGCCGATGATCTCCGGAATGTCCGGGACATCTGGGACGAGGCCCTTGCGGCCCCCGATTGGCAGGGCCCGCCGGTATGGCTGCACGGCGATCTTCACCCGGCGAATGTCGTCGTCTCGAACGGGACGCTCTCGGGCGTGATCGACTTCGGTGACCTGTGCGCAGGCGATCCGGCGGTCGATCTCGCGGCTGCGTGGGTGCTCCTTCCCGCGGGCGCGGCATCACGGTTCTTCGATGCGTACGCGAACGCGGAGGGGGACGGGGACGGAGACGGGGACGGGGACGGGGACGGGGACGGGGACGGGGACGGGGCGATGATCCGGCGCGCACGAGGACTGGCTGCCCTGAAGTGCCTCTTCCTCATCCGCATGGGCCAGGCCGGGGAGCGGGGTCTTCCCGGTGGCAAGCCGACATGGGGACCCGCAGGCCGGGCAGCGCTTGACCGCGTCCTGGCATCAACTTAG